Proteins from one Oncorhynchus masou masou isolate Uvic2021 chromosome 12, UVic_Omas_1.1, whole genome shotgun sequence genomic window:
- the LOC135550425 gene encoding leucine-rich repeat and fibronectin type-III domain-containing protein 4-like, giving the protein MPKSNSQILHPYLAPHHTKYYWKPSKQSSSLKGAHPDRPVPPPKLKPKVTKPSLRPPACPLTPQTVVWLAVVTGSCVFPALLGPGVSAGETWGMVSICPFHCVCRNLSESLSTLCVNKGLLFVPPDIDRRTVELRLADNFILEVGRVDFANMSGLVELTLSRNTIHTLRPLSFADLESLRSLHLDTNRLTIVGPRDLSGLTNLQHLIINNNQLTDVSAEAFDDFLQTLEDLDLSYNNLRKVPWEAIQNMASLHTLNLDHNLIDQIAEGSFGELYKLARLDMTSNRLQTLPPDPLFSRSQTGVVSPTPYSAVISLSFGGNPLHCNCELLWLRRLIRGDDMETCATPVHLAGRYFWSIPEEEFTCEPPLITRHSNKLWVLEGQRATLRCRAIGDPEPIIHWISPDDRIVANSSRVYSYYNGTLDVLVTRARDDGAYTCIAINAAGEATALIDLKIIPLPHRGNNTVPLTNPRGDPGSSDISSGRTGGSGRNGKGGGSVKNTTGEGGERGDGEASTSERLVGVLGVTATSAQVRWVLGRATGPYLVWMYQIQYNCTADDALVYRILPPTSSSFLLKNLVSGADYSLCVLAIFDDGVSTLATTKVLGCTQFSTKEDFPECRSLQAHFLGGTLTVMVGGVIVVTLLVFTVAMMVRHRVCGDCRDEGHYPAHHHDDFLPSKEGVDVYAQTNGNGSVMMVALPNNILGQQAKPLPLKTKPQAKNKPGKLPKPKLDSDQLSGEGKGEKPGLEVVVRGKGFPPFTLESERVTLYYSPANTSQTLPHPRAHKAPKHSGKLKLRRSEEKERDLDKMVGSICSLDSEAQGEELERVKDSRRGDRPPLGPTRSCSFDVGEITTTTCYGYAKRLSVIWTRRSQSVQGMLVQCASTASSASSTGSDHPPPALTHGYLHTNNTSKSSEADNIGDLEESVL; this is encoded by the exons ATGCCTAAATCCAACTCACAAATACTACACCCATACCTGGCGCCACACCACACAAAATACTATTGGAAGCCTTCAAAGCAAAGCTCCTCTCTAAAAGGAGCCCACCCAGACAGACCAGTACCCCCTCCTAAACTCAAGCCAAAGGTGACCAAACCTTCCCTGAGACCCCCTGCCTGCCCTCTGACCCCACAGACGGTAGTCTGGCTGGCCGTGGTGACTGGTTCCTGTGTCTTCCCTGCGCTACTTGGCCCAGGCGTGTCTGCTGGAGAGACCTGGGGCATGGTCTCCATCTGTCCCTTCCACTGTGTGTGTCGAAACCTCTCAGAGTCTCTGAGCACGCTCTGCGTCAACAAGGGCCTGCTGTTCGTCCCTCCTGACATTGACCGGCGCACCGTGGAGCTCCGTCTGGCAGATAACTTCATCCTGGAGGTGGGCAGGGTGGACTTTGCCAACATGTCAGGCCTGGTGGAACTGACTCTGTCCAGGAACACCATCCACACCCTGCGGCCCCTGTCCTTTGCTGACCTGGAGAGCCTGCGCTCACTCCACCTGGACACCAACCGGCTGACCATAGTTGGGCCAAGAGACCTGTCCGGCCTGACCAACCTACAGCacctcatcatcaacaacaaccaaCTGACCGACGTCTCCGCCGAGGCCTTCGATGACTTCCTGCAGACGCTGGAGGATCTGGACCTGTCCTACAACAACCTGAGGAAGGTCCCCTGGGAGGCCATCCAGAACATGGCCAGCCTGCACACCCTCAACCTGGACCACAACCTCATAGACCAGATCGCTGAGGGCTCCTTCGGCGAACTCTACAAGCTGGCCCGCCTGGATATGACATCCAACCGGCTACAGACGCTGCCCCCCGACCCCTTGTTCTCCCGCTCCCAGACGGGCGTGGTCAGCCCCACGCCCTACAGCGCTGTCATCAGCCTGAGCTTCGGGGGGAACCCCCTGCACTGTAACTGTGAGCTGCTGTGGCTGAGGCGGCTGATCCGCGGCGACGACATGGAGACGTGTGCCACCCCCGTCCACCTGGCTGGGCGCTACTTTTGGTCCATCCCAGAGGAGGAGTTCACCTGTGAGCCTCCGCTCATCACACGCCACTCCAACAAGCTGTGGGTGCTGGAGGGTCAGAGGGCCACGCTGAGGTGCCGTGCCATCGGTGACCCTGAGCCCATTATTCACTGGATCTCCCCTGACGACCGCATCGTGGCCAACTCCAGCCGTGTGTACTCCTACTACAACGGCACCCTGGACGTGCTTGTGACACGGGCGCGTGACGACGGGGCTTACACCTGCATCGCCATCAACGCTGCCGGGGAGGCTACAGCCCTGATAGACCTCAAGATCATCCCCCTCCCTCACCGCGGCAACAACACTGTCCCCCTCACCAACCCTCGTGGAGACCCAGGCTCCTCAGACATTTCCAGTGGGAGAACAGGAGGGTCTGGAAGGAACGGGAAGGGTGGTGGTTCGGTAAAGAACACCACGGGAGAGggcggagagaggggggatggagaagCCAGTACCAGTGAGCGTTTGGTGGGGGTCCTGGGGGTGACTGCCACCTCTGCCCAGGTGCGCTGGGTCCTGGGCCGGGCCACTGGGCCGTACCTGGTGTGGATGTACCAGATCCAGTACAACTGCACTGCAGATGACGCCCTGGTGTACAG AATTCTGCCGCCTACAAGCAGCTCTTTCCTGCTGAAGAACCTGGTGTCTGGAGCAGACTACAGCCTGTGTGTCCTGGCCATCTTTGACGATGGGGTGTCCACCCTGGCCACCACCAAGGTCCTAGGCTGCACCCAGTTCAGCACCAAGGAGGACTTCCCAGAGTGCCGATCCCTGCAGGCCCACTTCCTGGGAGGCACGCTGACGGTCATGGTGGGGGGGGTCATCGTGGTAACACTGCTGGTGTTCACCGTGGCGATGATGGTAAGGCACCGTGTCTGTGGAGACTGTCGAGACGAGGGCCACTACCCTGCCCATCACCATGACGACTTCCTTCCCTCCAAGGAAGGAGTGGATGTTTACGCTCAGACCAATGGAAATGGGAGCGTGATGATGGTGGCTCTGCCCAACAACATTCTTGGCCAACAGGCTAAGCCGCTGCCATTGAAAACCAAACCCCAAGCCAAGAACAAGCCTGGGAAACTACCCAAGCCAAAGCTTGACTCAGATCAGCTCAGCGGGGAGGGAAAGGGTGAGAAGCCAGGCCTGGAGGTGGTCGTGAGGGGGAAAGGATTCCCCCCTTTCACccttgagagtgagagagtgacacTGTACTACTCCCCTGCCAACACCTCCCAGACCTTACCCCATCCCCGAGCTCACAAGGCCCCGAAACACTCAGGCAAGCTCAAGCTGCGCCGCtctgaggagaaggagagagacttgGACAAAATGGTGGGCTCTATATGCAGCCTAGACTCTGAGGCCCAGGGGGAGGAGTTGGAGCGCGTGAAGGACTCGAGGAGGGGAGATCGCCCGCCACTAGGGCCGACACGCAGCTGCTCCTTTGACGTGGGCGAGATCACCACGACAACCTGCTACGGATATGCGAAGCGACTGAGTGTGATATGGACCAGGAGGAGCCAGTCGGTGCAGGGCATGCTGGTCCAGTGTGCCTCAACAGCCAGTTCAGCGAGCAGCACAGGCAGTGACCACCCCCCGCCTGCCCTCACCCATGGCTACCTGCACACCAACAACACCTCTAAGTCCAGTGAGGCTGACAACATTGGAGACCTGGAAGAGAGTGTTTTATAG